In Humulus lupulus chromosome 7, drHumLupu1.1, whole genome shotgun sequence, the following are encoded in one genomic region:
- the LOC133788734 gene encoding scarecrow-like protein 3, which translates to MAPMFQDEGSSSVTSSPLRFFSMMSLSPSLGSPYPWLKELKSEERGLYLIHLLLTCANHVASGSLENANIALEQISQLASPDGDTMQRIAAYFTEALADRILKSWPGLHKALNSTRMFLVSEEILVRKVFFELFPFLKVAFVLTNQAITEAIEGEKMVHIIDLHASEPAQWVALLQVLSARTEGPPHLRITAVHQQKEVLEQMAHRLIDEAEKLDIPFQFNLVVSKLENLDMEKLRVKTGEALVVSSVLQLHSLLASDDELLRKKSPLGPKTLNGTYFPRAFQVNQSTLGELLEKDFVNGCSPSPDSASSWPLSLNASGKMDGFLNALWGLTPKLMVVTEQDSNHNGLTLMERLLEALYSYAALFDCLESTVSRTPLERLKVEKMLFGEEIKNIIACEGPERKERHEKLDKWIQRLDSAGFANVPLSYYGMMQARRLLQGYGCDGYKIREDNGNVLICWQDRPLYSISAWRCRK; encoded by the coding sequence ATGGCACCAATGTTTCAAGATGAAGGTTCATCATCTGTAACTTCATCACCTCTGCGATTTTTTTCCATGATGTCACTTTCTCCTAGCTTAGGATCACCATACCCGTGGCTCAAAGAGCTCAAATCTGAAGAGAGAGGTTTGTATTTGATCCATTTGCTGCTCACCTGTGCAAACCATGTAGCATCCGGTAGCCTTGAGAATGCCAATATTGCGCTTGAGCAGATTTCCCAGCTGGCCTCTCCTGATGGTGATACCATGCAGCGGATTGCTGCTTATTTCACTGAGGCTCTTGCAGATCGTATCCTCAAAAGTTGGCCTGGTCTTCACAAGGCCCTCAATTCGACTAGAATGTTTTTGGTTTCAGAAGAAATTCTAGTTCGGAAAGTGTTTTTCGAGCTCTTTCCGTTTCTCAAAGTTGCTTTTGTTCTGACCAACCAAGCTATCACTGAAGCCATTGAAGGTGAAAAGATGGTACACATAATAGATCTTCATGCATCTGAACCTGCACAATGGGTTGCACTTCTTCAAGTTTTAAGTGCAAGGACTGAAGGCCCGCCACATTTGAGAATTACTGCAGTTCATCAACAGAAAGAGGTACTAGAGCAAATGGCTCATAGGTTGATTGATGAAGCAGAGAAACTTGATATACCATTTCAGTTTAACCTTGTAGTGAGCAAATTGGAAAATCTTGATATGGAAAAACTTCGTGTCAAAACTGGGGAGGCTTTAGTTGTGAGTTCTGTACTTCAGTTGCACTCTCTTTTGGCTTCTGATGATGAACTTCTGAGAAAGAAATCTCCACTGGGGCCAAAGACTTTGAATGGAACTTATTTTCCTAGAGCCTTCCAAGTGAACCAAAGCACATTGGGTGAGTTACTTGAGAAAGATTTTGTTAATGGGTGTAGCCCAAGTCCTGACTCAGCTTCGTCCTGGCCATTATCTTTAAATGCTTCAGGAAAGATGGATGGCTTTCTTAATGCCTTGTGGGGTTTAACCCCCAAGCTTATGGTAGTAACAGAACAAGATTCTAACCATAATGGTTTAACTCTAATGGAGAGGCTACTTGAAGCTCTTTATTCATATGCTGCATTGTTTGATTGTTTGGAATCTACTGTGTCGAGAACACCATTGGAGAGACTAAAGGTGGAGAAGATGCTCTTTGGGGAGGAAATTAAAAACATCATAGCTTGTGAAGGGCCTGAAAGGAAGGAAAGGCATGAAAAGCTTGACAAATGGATTCAAAGACTCGATTCAGCCGGCTTCGCAAACGTACCTCTTAGCTATTATGGTATGATGCAAGCTAGAAGGTTGTTACAAGGCTATGGCTGTGACGGGTATAAGATCAGGGAAGATAATGGAAATGTTTTGATTTGCTGGCAAGATCGGCCTTTGTATTCAATATCAGCTTGGAGATGTAGAAAGTAA